CTCAGCGTTTATTTTCTATGCCCCTTCGCCCCAAATATCATTTGCCCATTCTGGATAATCGATAAATGGATTGCGATTGCCTTGGATTTCTTCGATTTTTTCGTTGCGATTCAATTCCCATTCACTGACGGGATCCTGTTCATGCCATTCGAGTAAAACAGATAGTTTTCCGTGATAGGGATTGCTTCCATTATTGACTTGGTCATTTAGCTCTAAGTCTACCTTGTCGCCTGCTTCATAGCGGACAGCCATGTAAAACAGCATTCTTGCTACGTCACCTTTCACATCATTAGGTGGCTCCCATGAATCACCATCACGCTTACATTCTGCACAATTCTTTACGTTGGCAGTCCCGCCATTGTCGAAATCAAGGTTTCCTCGAGCGCTATTGACTTGGACATCGGTTGGTCGGAGATGATGAATATCCGTCCCTGGTCCTTTACTTGTTCCAAAATTCCCATGTGATTTTGCCCAAGTATGCTCCCGGTTCCAGTCACCGACTGCGCCGCCATTGAGATTTTTCGAACGTGAGTCTCCTGAATAAAGGAGAATGACGTTATTCGGATTATTTGGGTCTTCATCCGTGACTTTCAAGGCATCCCATACTTCACTGTAGGAGAGTTGCTGATGATCATCAATAATCTCATGTAAGGTTGATTTTAATATTTCACCCTTTTTACCAATCGCATCTGCATAATAATCATCCACTGGTGGCTCTTCAACTTCAGCTTCCTCAACCGTTACACTGAATGCTTCAGTAATACTGTTGGTGCCATCAGTTGCTGTAACTGAAACAATGTGACTACCTACCTCAAGTTGAAGGGTGAGTATTGTACTCTCCTGATTAACTGTTCCTTTTGTTGATGAAAATGTGAGTGCATCTCCATCCGGATCAGAAAAGTAATCTGATAACTTTAATTCAATATTTTCTCCATCGGTTACCTTTTGATTTTCAATAGACTTCTTCAATACTGGCGCTTGATTTTCCGGTATACTAGGGAATTTAATCTTATCTGGATCTGCGCCTTTCTTATAGTCGAACTTTTGAACATTTTCCGTTCCTCTTAGCTCTGCTACATTTTTGCCTTCAATGGTGACCTTCGACATTTCAGTTCCTTTGAAATCAATAATGGCACCAGACTTTTTGGGTTTGATTGTTAACGTATTATTCTTGAAACCCTCTCCATAAAATTCCGCGTACTCGCCAGTAAATACGACACCATTTTTCACATTTGCTTTTGCACCAAGGGTGACTGCAATAGATTTATCATGAATATTTAATTTACCTGTATTCACGTTCCCATAATCCACATTTTTCTCTGGTGTTATAACAGAACCAATTGGCAAACCATTCGTATCCGTTATTATTATCTTGTCTGGATCGGCGCCTTTTTTATATTTAATCTTTTTAATATTTTCTACGCCTCTTAGCTCAGAGACATTTTTACCTTCAACGGTTACTTTTGATATTACCGTCCCTTTGAAATCAATGATTGCTCCAGCTTTTTTAGGTTTGATTGTGACGTCAGTTTTCTTAAACCCATCCCCATGGAATTCCGCATATTCGCCGGTAACCGTAATTCCTTTTTTAATCTTCGAATTTGCATCAAGCTTGACAGAGACGCTCCGATCGTGAAGAATCAGCTCATGTGCTTCCATGTTTGTAAAATCGTATATTTTCTCTGGTGTAATTGGCGCCGGTTCTTCTGGATTCTCTGACTCCTCACCATGTAAGCCAACCTTCACCATCACTGGGTCATGATCACTTGCACGTCCAGCCATGTCGGTAAAATCCGCATTAATATGAAGTATATCAATTTCCGTTTCTTCCACTAAATTGTTCGACACTAAAATATGATCGAGCACTTGTGAATTCCCTTGGAAAAGATAGGTGTAACGATCTTGCTCATCGACTTTGTGAATCATATTTGTCATATGATCGCCTTCATGGATTTTCAGTGCTTCGGTGAACTGAAAATCATTGAAGTCACCAACAGAAACAATATTTTCATTCGGATTTTCTGTTTTAATCTCTGCTATAAAATCAGAGACAACCGTTGCAATTTGCTTACGCTGTACTTCACTTCCATAAATAGGCGGTTGTGTAGAACCAAATAACGGTGTATCACCAGATTTCGAATTCCAGTGGTTAGCGATGACAATTACATTTTCACCTTGAAAGTCAAATTGCGCTGCTAATGGTTTACGGCTATTATTAAATGCTGCATTATTCGGATCAATTCGACCTGGATTATGCGTTAATCTCCCGTTTTCATAGCCAACTGCTGTTGTTGCATCACCTGCGGGTATACCTTCCGTCAAGCTGACACGGTCTGGATTGTATAGGATACCAACACGGATATTCGCATTGGGTGCTCCACCATCCGCATTATTTACCGGATCAATATTGGCGTATTCATACCTTACGCCGCCAGCATCAACTATTGTCTCGATCAATCGTTCATAGCTTTCATTCGCCTGCGCGTCTCCAGCATCTTGGCCATTATTATCTTGGACTTCAGTCACGCCAATGATATCAGGATTTTGCATATCTGATGCAAATGCTCTGGCTAACTTTCTAGCTTTATCGTCTGAAGTTGACGTGGGGTTATTCGAGAAATTCTCTAAGTTATAAGAAGCAATCGTTAGCTTATCCTCTTCTTTAACAATTGTCGTTGTTTCTGGTGTTGCCTCACCTTTGACGAATTTCGCTTGCATATCTGCTAAATCAGCATAAATTTTAAAGTTTTGGAAGCCGTAATTCACAACGCCTGTAATTGGGCCTTCAAAAATATCGCCTGTTGCTACTTCGAAATCTCTTGCTTGGTTATTATCATGTAATTTAAACTGGATTCGGTCTGGGTTTGCTGTTTCCTCTGTTAATTTAACACCGCCATGAAGCGTATTGGTTTCCCTAGATTCAAGCACAGTGATTAAATCACCATGTTCTTGTGGGGCAACAGCCTTAACTGTGCCAACTTCGACAAGCATCCCCTCTAAGCTTTCCCAAAAATCAATCGCATCTTCTTCCGGATCAAATTGTTCGAAGCTATCATTATCAATCACTTCAGTTGGAAGGTTATCTTCATTAATCAAGATGGGTGCTGGGAGTGCGACATTGCTCTTCACCGTTTCAATGATTCCACCACGATCATCTCTTGCATTAATTTGTGTAACTGATAAATCGGTAGCTTGTTTCGTATTGAAGTAGCCGTCGATATGAAATTCTTCAACAGTTCCAGAAACGCTGACTAAATCACCAATATTGACATTTGCTTTCTTGTTTCCTGTAAATACGACCAACCCTTCAGACGTGTTTTCATTGTCATCCGCTAGATTATCCGGTGTTTGGAAGTGAAAATAGTTTCCGCTACCTATTTTATACGTATACGTCACTACACCTTGGATGTCGTTAACAAACGTATTTTCTAGTGGTGATTCATGTGACTCCCCTTGAATATGATGAATTTGCATACCTGCTTCTTCATCGAAAACAGTGTAGGTGAATTCGGTCATATTACTAGCCTTTAGTCCATCTTTTACTGCAATTGCTTTGATGACCATATCTTGCTCAACGACAATTGGCGCGCAATATTTCTGACTAGATTCGGATGGTTGATCACCATTTGTCGTAAAGTATATCGTTGCTCCGCTAGTAGCTGTAGAAAGTGTTACTTCGGTTCCCGTTGGAATCATACCTGACGCCGGTGTTGCAGTTACAGCCTGGACAGCTGATGCATCAGCTACGATATCCGCTCGGTTTCTCGGAATTAGTTGATAGGCACCGTTAAATTCCTGAACGATTCCTGTGATAGAATCATAGGCGTTACCGGTAGTAAGGTTGAGTGTTGCCGTTTCATCTCGTACGAGAAATTCAGTTCCGTCCGTAGCTGTATAATTCGCCCAGCCATTTCCCTCTTGAACCGCTGTAAGCGTTACCCCGTTTACCGTTGCAAGTTTCGATTCATTTTCTTCATTAAGCTGTGCGCCTGTGAAAGTAGTAGCTTCCGGCACGCCTACCGGATTCCCATTTCCATCAAGTGTCACATCTATTAATTGTAAAAGGCCGTTATGTGCTGATAACGTTCCTGATACAGTAATTTCGTCGCCTAGTTGCACATTAAGTGAGCTAGGATAAATGGCTAGTGCTGCCGTTTCATCTTGAAAATGAATTGTATTTTTTAATTTTGCTGTGACAATTCCTTTTACTTTCACTACGCCAGTTGCCTGTGTACGCGCATCGGCAATCGTGATGGTTTCTTCATCAGGATTTTCAGGTGTGACGCCATCCATGTTATGAGTTCCTAAATTGGAAGCATCATCACTTGGGAATGCCGTCCATTCCACAGCTGGTTCAAATGCATCATCAATAATCTTATCCCCTGTTGTGATATTGCTGTTTCTCACTAAGGTGACATCTTTTAAATTTTCAACTCGCGTGCCAACTTGTCCAATTGAGTCAATCACTTGGTTGGTCTTTTTAAGAACTAACGCATCATCACCATTAAAATTAATGACGCTCGAGTTAGCCAGATTCCCTTTGCTTTTTATTTCATCATTAGCTTGCGTATGATGGATGACGTAAGTCTCACCATCTGCCAGTGTGCTTTCTAGTGTTAATTTTGCAGTCGTTGAAGTTGCGCCATTTGCATAAAGTTCCACTGTATAGTTGCTCAAATCGATTTCCTGACCTGTGCCATTATAAATCTCGATTGCCTTGTTAAAGCTACTTCCTTCGATATATTCAGAAATAATTAAATCACTCGGTTTTGTCGTCTCGGCGCTCACGACCTCTGGTAATGCTGGGAGTAATAAATTCATGATTAGCGCGATGACTAGGATGGAACTCAGCCTTTTTTTCCAATTTCTCTTATGCATGAAGTCAGCTCTCCTTTTTAGGTTTTTTATGAAAAATAAAATGGGACAGACTTATGCCTGTCCCATTATCCACCTTATTCGGCCACGTCGATAATTCGACCTTCAACTGTTGGATTAATATTTCCTAAACTACTTAGATGTTCAGCAAAGTTTTCCCAATCACTTAGACCTAAATCTGTTACTCGACCTGCTTCATATGCGCTTGCAAAAACTGTGTAGCCGTCTCCACCTTTAGCGGTAAATGCATTTGTCGCGATGGCATAAGTCTCATGATCACTAATTTCTGTGTAAGTGCCATCTTCATTTTTATAGGATATGGAAACAACACGCTCACCAACAGGCTTCCCTGAATCAAATGTTATTTTTGCACCTGATACATGTAAGAAACCGCCATTTTCGCGTGGGTAGTCTCGGAAACTAATTTCAAACGCTTCTTTTAATTCAGCTCCCGTTAGGTCCATCGTTGCTAACGTATTGCCAAATGGAAGGACAGAAATTACTTCTCCAACCGTAATTGGACCCGCGTCAATTGAAGTCCGTATCCCACCACCGTTTTGTAATGCCATGATTACATTAGGATTATACGTTTTCGCTTTTGATAGCATCCCATCTGTAATCAAGTTACCTAATGGCGTTTCATTTTTGCGAACACTTGGTAATGTATTATCACCACTCGATCGTGGATTTTCTAATTTACTTTCTGCTATTGCACCAGTTTCTGTATTTGAAACTTCTTCTACTCTATCCGAGTATACCTTTAACATAGCGGCAGCTTCGGGATCTGCAACTTTTTCATCGACAGGGATTAATTCCCCATTAAAGTCAGTGATGACGCCCTCTTTATCAAACTCAACATCTAAGGTTCCTAGAAACTGACTGTATTGAAAGGCTTGGACAATGAGTGTTGGATCCTTTGTTGCGCCAGTTTCATCTCGGTCAATGACTATAGGCTCATTTAATTGTGAATGACTATGACCGCCAACAATCACATCAATTCCAGCAACTGTTGCAGCTAAAATCAAATCATTATCAACTGCCGGGTTATCATCGTAACCAATATGTGTCACAGCAATAATCTTGTCCACGCCTTGGCTTTCAAATGCAGCGACAGCTCTTTCAGCTTCTTCAATATAGTCGCTAAAAGTCACAGCATCTGGACTTGAAATGTCGGCTGTATCGGCGGTTGTTAGCCCAAAGATCCCCACTTTTTCTCCATTAATCTCCTTAATGATTCCGTTGTAGATTCTCCCTTCTTCTGGTTCACTTGAGATTAAATCACTGAATAAGCCCGTAAATTTATCGTCTCCTGAAAAATCCACATTCGAACTGACAAATGGGAACCTGGCCGCTTCAATAAAGTCTACTAATGCTTGATGTCCTTCTTGTGATGAACCTAAATCAAATTCATGATTACCAAATGTCATCGCATCATAACCCATTAAGTTCATAAATTGTAAGTCTGCCATTCCATGAAACTCATTGAAATACAATGTTCCCGAAAAGACATCTCCCGCATCAAGAAGAAGCGCATTTGGTTTTTCTGCCCGTACTTCCTTTACTGCTGTAACCCGTTTTGCTACATTATCTAAATGTCCATGTGTATCATTGGTATGCATAATAGATAGATCAAACGGAAACTTAATCGCATCTGGGTTCGCACCCTTTACATATTCAATCTGTTGAACGTTTCCAGCGCCTCTAATTTCAGATACATTATTTCTTTCAATAATCACTTTCGACATTTCAATCCCATTAAAGTCAACAATCGTCCCTGCTTTTTTGGGTTTAATCGTAACGGAGGTTTTTTTGAATCCATCACCAAAAAACGATGCATAATTGCCCGTGAATACAACACCATTCTTTATTGTTGACGATGAATGGAGTGTAATCGATGCACTTGAGTCGTGTATCATTAACTTTCCAGTTTTATAATTCTTTAAATCATATACTTTTTCGAATTCCGTTTCTGCTGATGAGGTCGTCGTAGCTCCAGTTGTAGACGGTATCCCAGTTAATAATAGACTAACTGCTAAACTTGCTGACAATATTAGATTTGAACTTTTTTTCCATCTACTTGTACGCATTCAGTAAGCACTCCCTTTTTTGTTATTTGCCAGAACGATTATTCCGAGATTACCAGATTGCGGTAACCCCCCTCCCATGAATTAGGCTTAATTTATTATTCTAATACTTGTCCAATCAAGTCTAGTATAAATACCGACAAATTGTTTGTCAATCCAATTTTTTAAATCTTCAGAGGAGTCAGCAACTTTAGTCTTAGGACAAAGTAAACGGGATTTCAAATTTGCGCGAATAAAATTAGGTCAGAATAAACAGGGCAACTACTTACTGGACTACAAAAAACGGTCCCATTATATGAATGGACCGTTTTTCAATATAGATTATTAAGTAAGTGCATCGTTGTAATTCAGGTATTATCGCCTTCAAATGTAGAAATTCTAGATTCAGCCATTTTACCGTTATGAGTAAATTTTACGAGAAAGTTTTTATCACGTGGCAACCATAAATCGATAAATCCATTTTCTAAAGAGGTCATTGTCTTATCAATTACAATTACCTTCCTCGTCTTGAATAAACACATCGAAGTCCTTTTCAACTAGTTCCCCTTGACAACCTGTTAAACTATGAATTGCACAAGGATGTGTTGTTTCAACAAACGGTGCAATAGAAACGAAGAATTCATCACTTGGCAAGTCGAATTTAGTTTCTTTACCATGATCCTTAACAATTAGTTCATGAGATGTAATAGAAGCATTTATTTGAAGATACCTTATTCAGTTAGGCTAATTGATAAGTAATCTGTTGAACAAATCAAAACAACCTTTATACCCTCTTTCGTATACACTGTTGCAGAACCTTCACGCCATACAATCTCCCACCCCTCCTTTTTCCAACTCTTTCTGGTATCTTTTAGGGATACTTTTTTCTTCGGAAGCCTTCGACCAATTATACGCAATAACATTTTCTTCTTCTTTGATCACTTCTGCATCTTTTGGAATAGGAAATCCTCCAATTTCTTGTACTAGAACAAATGAAATGTTAGTTACAATGAAATACCCAGCTATAATAACTATGATGATTCCAAGCAATGTAAATCAACAGTAAATTTTTCAATTTTCTTAAAGTTTCTACACTCAAATACTAGGTGATCTCGTGCCATTCTTTACTTTTCTTATTCAATAATCCTACCCCGTTAGTTGAACAAGAACATCTCACAAACTTTAATTTATTTTAGCATATTCCTTATCAAAAATATTTTTCTATTCAATAGCCAATTAGCAAGTGTTTTAACAATGGAATTAACAAAAGCACATAAATTTATGCGATGCCGCTAATGCCTTTGCCAATTGTGGTACCAGTTCGTCTATATAAAACATCTAAACGTTGATGTAACAACAAAAATAGGGACACCATTCATATGCTAATTGCGTCCCCGAACACTTTGTTTTTTATTGTTCTCTCCCCATCAATTGAACCCGTTAATCTGATGATGAGATCGTTTTTGTTACGCTGAGACGATCAAATTGACGATGAAACTACAAGTCTACGATCATCCCTCACAGCATTTTCCGCCATAAAATACCTCTTATGCCAGATTAAAAATAAATAAATTGCCCATATTTTTCGACCATTTTTCATTTTACCTTGATAATGATTGTTTAATAAGTTCATAATTGACTGTTGGTTAAAGAACTCTGCTGCTTCTTCACTTTCAAAACTAGCCTTGATTCTTAAATAATATTTTTCTTCCCTTATCCAATGATGAATCGGAACTGGGAATCCAATCTTTTTTCGTTTTGCATAATCTTCTGGTAGCGCTCTTTTCGCTGCTAACCGTAATGCATATTTTGTATCTATTTCATTTACTCGATATTTCGCTGGCACTTTTTCAGCAATCCCCATGACTTCGCGATCCAAAAACGGTGAGCGTATCTCTAGTGAATGTGCCATATTCATTTTATCAGCTTTCAATAAAATATCGTCTACTAACCAGAGGTGCATGTCTAAGTACTGCATTTTTGTTATGTCATCTTCTTTTTCTACTTTCTTATAGATAGGTTTCACAATTTCTTGTACAGATGGTGCATCTTTAAACGACTTCGTTAGCAGGTTGCGCACTTCTTTTTCTTCAAACACTTTCGCACGACCAATAAACCACTCTTCTAGTGAAAGTCCGCCTTTTATTAAAAAATGCTTCCCTCTCACTTCAGGTAAACTTTTCGCGAGACTTCCTAGCGACTTACGAACTGGCATCGGAATTTTTTTATATCTTTTCAGCATTTTTGTCATATTATATTCATCATAGCCACCAAATAATTCATCGGCGCCTTCTCCTGTGAGCACTACCGAGACTTCGCGGCTGGCAAGTTCCGCCAAAAAATACATGGGTATGATTGAGGGATTTGAGTGTGGTTCATCCATCATGTATAAAATCTCTTCTAATTGATCAAAGCATAGTGCTGGATCTATAATTTTATTAACGTTTTGAATCCCCAATTCATCTGACAACTTTTTCGCAATATCTATTTCGGAAAAGTTTTTTTTACTAAAACCTACTGTAAATGTTTTTTCGGGTTGTAAAAGGGTGGTTACATAACTTGAATCCACACCGCTCGATAAAAACGCCCCTACTTTTCGATCACTCACTTGATGTACACGAACTGATTCTCTCAGCACATCATCAATTTCTTCCACAATTTCTTTCAATGGTTGTTCTGTCGGATTAAAATTTGGAGACCAGTAGCGTTCCGTAGATATTTTTCCGTTATCAAATGTTAAATAATGTGCTGCTTTTAATTTAAAAACACCTTTAAAAAAGGTTTCATTTAATACCGGAAACTGGAATGTTAAATAAGGTTTTAGCGCCTTTTTGTTTAGTTCTTTAACGAAGTTGGGGTGCGGAAGAAAGCTTTTAATCTCAGACCCTATGAAAAACGTATCATTCATATAGGCATAATAAAAAGGCTTGACGCCAAACCTATCGCGAGCACCAAATGACTTTTTGTTTTTTCGATCCCATATAACGAATGCGAATACACCGCGCAGTTTCTCAGGCAACTTTTCAGCATACGCTATGTAACCGTGTATAAGTAATTCACTAATTGTGTCCGTTTCAAATACATAACCTTTTGAAATAAGTTTTCCCCTTAACTCATCATGATTATAAATCTGGCCATCATAAGCCACAACAAATGAATCTTGCGCTTTGAAATGTAGCTTACGCTCTTCCATTCCAATACTTCTTAATGATAAACAGCCTAGTGCTACATCGTTTTCAATAAAGCTACCCGACGATTCTGGTCCGCGATGACGAATCTGATTCATCATTTCATCCAATACAAGTGAAGCATTTTTAGTTTCGCCGATAAATCCCGTAAATCCATTCACTTTCTTCAGCTCCAATCTCTTATCTATGGATCTTGTCATAACATGGCATACTAAAGCTAAACGCTACCCCAGGACATCCCTTTTCACAACTCTTGTGAATAGTCCGTCAAGTACAGTTGGACACTAGAATACCACTACCTGCCAAATTTGTCGATTAGTATTTCGTTCGAAAGTAGTGCGCCTATTGCATGACTATAATTATATAGTTGCTTTTCTATACGCTGTCCACCTTTTGTCAAATTCCTCCTATATATCGTGTAAAGGGAGGGACTTTGATGACAAACTATTTAGCAGAATACGCGTATTTCACAACTGAATATGACTTAGAACAGGCACTTTCCGTGCATAAGCAAGACCATTGGCGCGCGATGAACAATACAGACCGCGATGTACTTAACGTGATTTACCGCCATTCCATGGAATTTGGAGCAGCACATTTAAAACATGATACGATTGCTACGGCAATTGGAAAATCCAACGTCACCGTGCGCCGATCGATTCGTAAACTGATAAAGCTTGGCATCGTCGATCGTATTCATTACATCCGGCCACTGAAGAACGGTCTCGGTGCAAATATTTATGCGATTAGGCCTAGCTGAGTTATGTTTGAACAGATTTTTAAAAAGTGGGTACTGTATAAATTTATATCTGCCAATTTTCGGGATATATCCGCACAAAATAGAGTGATATCAGCAAGTTTGCGGCTTATATCCGTACAATTTTAGTATATATCCGACAGTTCCATATATTTATCCGTAAAACAAGACTTACTACCCACTATAATGACAAACAAAAAAACGACCTCTCAAGATGAGGTCGTTTTTTGTATACTCTTGATTTTGCTGTTACTTTACCCTATACCCACCCGGTTGTTTTACAATGATTGCTTTCATGTGTCTGCCGCCTTTTAAAGAAATTCATCCTAACATCTTGCCTTCATACTGGCGGTGCTGATTTTCTGCCTCTGAAGAACATGTATAACATTGCACCTAAAATAATAACGTAGCCGATTAAGCTATACCCATCCGGCCCTTCTCCAAAAAATGTGAAGCTCAATATCGTCGTAAAGATCACCGTCGAATAGGTAAAAATCGATATATCGCGAGCCGCTGCATATTTGTACGCTAACGTAATCCCAAATTGACCAACCGTGGCAAATAAACCTGCGAGCAATAAATATGTAAGCTGTTTACCCGTCATCGGTTCATAAAGCCAAATCAAAAACGGTAATAGCACGATCGTTGAAAAGAAGGAAAAATAAAAGACAACCGTATAAAATTTTTCTCGATTTCCTAACACTCTTAAGAATGTATAGGCAGCTGCTGCGAATATAGCCGATAAAACCCCGACGAGATAAGGAACGAAGTCCGCAGAAAAAGAAGGCTTAATGATAAAAAGCATTCCGATAAACGCCATGACAATCGTTACCATTTGGAAAGGCAACACCCTTTCCTTTAAAAATATGGCTGAAAAAATAATGACTAAAAATGGACTCATTTTGTTTAACATATCCGCATCCGACAAAACCAGATGATCGATTGCATAAAATAGAAAGATGATGCCCAACGTCCCAAAAATTGAACGGCTTAGCAAAACTAACTGGTTTTCCCGTTTACCAAATAAACTTTCCCTATGATAAATCACTAGTCCAAACGCAATGACTGCTGATACAACATTTCGAAAAAACGTTTTTTGTACAGAAGGAAGATCACCTGAC
The sequence above is drawn from the Sporosarcina sp. 6E9 genome and encodes:
- the asnB gene encoding asparagine synthase (glutamine-hydrolyzing) — translated: MNGFTGFIGETKNASLVLDEMMNQIRHRGPESSGSFIENDVALGCLSLRSIGMEERKLHFKAQDSFVVAYDGQIYNHDELRGKLISKGYVFETDTISELLIHGYIAYAEKLPEKLRGVFAFVIWDRKNKKSFGARDRFGVKPFYYAYMNDTFFIGSEIKSFLPHPNFVKELNKKALKPYLTFQFPVLNETFFKGVFKLKAAHYLTFDNGKISTERYWSPNFNPTEQPLKEIVEEIDDVLRESVRVHQVSDRKVGAFLSSGVDSSYVTTLLQPEKTFTVGFSKKNFSEIDIAKKLSDELGIQNVNKIIDPALCFDQLEEILYMMDEPHSNPSIIPMYFLAELASREVSVVLTGEGADELFGGYDEYNMTKMLKRYKKIPMPVRKSLGSLAKSLPEVRGKHFLIKGGLSLEEWFIGRAKVFEEKEVRNLLTKSFKDAPSVQEIVKPIYKKVEKEDDITKMQYLDMHLWLVDDILLKADKMNMAHSLEIRSPFLDREVMGIAEKVPAKYRVNEIDTKYALRLAAKRALPEDYAKRKKIGFPVPIHHWIREEKYYLRIKASFESEEAAEFFNQQSIMNLLNNHYQGKMKNGRKIWAIYLFLIWHKRYFMAENAVRDDRRLVVSSSI
- a CDS encoding bifunctional UDP-sugar hydrolase/5'-nucleotidase, whose amino-acid sequence is MRTSRWKKSSNLILSASLAVSLLLTGIPSTTGATTTSSAETEFEKVYDLKNYKTGKLMIHDSSASITLHSSSTIKNGVVFTGNYASFFGDGFKKTSVTIKPKKAGTIVDFNGIEMSKVIIERNNVSEIRGAGNVQQIEYVKGANPDAIKFPFDLSIMHTNDTHGHLDNVAKRVTAVKEVRAEKPNALLLDAGDVFSGTLYFNEFHGMADLQFMNLMGYDAMTFGNHEFDLGSSQEGHQALVDFIEAARFPFVSSNVDFSGDDKFTGLFSDLISSEPEEGRIYNGIIKEINGEKVGIFGLTTADTADISSPDAVTFSDYIEEAERAVAAFESQGVDKIIAVTHIGYDDNPAVDNDLILAATVAGIDVIVGGHSHSQLNEPIVIDRDETGATKDPTLIVQAFQYSQFLGTLDVEFDKEGVITDFNGELIPVDEKVADPEAAAMLKVYSDRVEEVSNTETGAIAESKLENPRSSGDNTLPSVRKNETPLGNLITDGMLSKAKTYNPNVIMALQNGGGIRTSIDAGPITVGEVISVLPFGNTLATMDLTGAELKEAFEISFRDYPRENGGFLHVSGAKITFDSGKPVGERVVSISYKNEDGTYTEISDHETYAIATNAFTAKGGDGYTVFASAYEAGRVTDLGLSDWENFAEHLSSLGNINPTVEGRIIDVAE
- a CDS encoding helix-turn-helix domain-containing protein → MTNYLAEYAYFTTEYDLEQALSVHKQDHWRAMNNTDRDVLNVIYRHSMEFGAAHLKHDTIATAIGKSNVTVRRSIRKLIKLGIVDRIHYIRPLKNGLGANIYAIRPS
- a CDS encoding DMT family transporter, with amino-acid sequence MNNIVKGILLMLISSIGFAIMTLFVKLSGDLPSVQKTFFRNVVSAVIAFGLVIYHRESLFGKRENQLVLLSRSIFGTLGIIFLFYAIDHLVLSDADMLNKMSPFLVIIFSAIFLKERVLPFQMVTIVMAFIGMLFIIKPSFSADFVPYLVGVLSAIFAAAAYTFLRVLGNREKFYTVVFYFSFFSTIVLLPFLIWLYEPMTGKQLTYLLLAGLFATVGQFGITLAYKYAAARDISIFTYSTVIFTTILSFTFFGEGPDGYSLIGYVIILGAMLYMFFRGRKSAPPV
- a CDS encoding endonuclease produces the protein MHKRNWKKRLSSILVIALIMNLLLPALPEVVSAETTKPSDLIISEYIEGSSFNKAIEIYNGTGQEIDLSNYTVELYANGATSTTAKLTLESTLADGETYVIHHTQANDEIKSKGNLANSSVINFNGDDALVLKKTNQVIDSIGQVGTRVENLKDVTLVRNSNITTGDKIIDDAFEPAVEWTAFPSDDASNLGTHNMDGVTPENPDEETITIADARTQATGVVKVKGIVTAKLKNTIHFQDETAALAIYPSSLNVQLGDEITVSGTLSAHNGLLQLIDVTLDGNGNPVGVPEATTFTGAQLNEENESKLATVNGVTLTAVQEGNGWANYTATDGTEFLVRDETATLNLTTGNAYDSITGIVQEFNGAYQLIPRNRADIVADASAVQAVTATPASGMIPTGTEVTLSTATSGATIYFTTNGDQPSESSQKYCAPIVVEQDMVIKAIAVKDGLKASNMTEFTYTVFDEEAGMQIHHIQGESHESPLENTFVNDIQGVVTYTYKIGSGNYFHFQTPDNLADDNENTSEGLVVFTGNKKANVNIGDLVSVSGTVEEFHIDGYFNTKQATDLSVTQINARDDRGGIIETVKSNVALPAPILINEDNLPTEVIDNDSFEQFDPEEDAIDFWESLEGMLVEVGTVKAVAPQEHGDLITVLESRETNTLHGGVKLTEETANPDRIQFKLHDNNQARDFEVATGDIFEGPITGVVNYGFQNFKIYADLADMQAKFVKGEATPETTTIVKEEDKLTIASYNLENFSNNPTSTSDDKARKLARAFASDMQNPDIIGVTEVQDNNGQDAGDAQANESYERLIETIVDAGGVRYEYANIDPVNNADGGAPNANIRVGILYNPDRVSLTEGIPAGDATTAVGYENGRLTHNPGRIDPNNAAFNNSRKPLAAQFDFQGENVIVIANHWNSKSGDTPLFGSTQPPIYGSEVQRKQIATVVSDFIAEIKTENPNENIVSVGDFNDFQFTEALKIHEGDHMTNMIHKVDEQDRYTYLFQGNSQVLDHILVSNNLVEETEIDILHINADFTDMAGRASDHDPVMVKVGLHGEESENPEEPAPITPEKIYDFTNMEAHELILHDRSVSVKLDANSKIKKGITVTGEYAEFHGDGFKKTDVTIKPKKAGAIIDFKGTVISKVTVEGKNVSELRGVENIKKIKYKKGADPDKIIITDTNGLPIGSVITPEKNVDYGNVNTGKLNIHDKSIAVTLGAKANVKNGVVFTGEYAEFYGEGFKNNTLTIKPKKSGAIIDFKGTEMSKVTIEGKNVAELRGTENVQKFDYKKGADPDKIKFPSIPENQAPVLKKSIENQKVTDGENIELKLSDYFSDPDGDALTFSSTKGTVNQESTILTLQLEVGSHIVSVTATDGTNSITEAFSVTVEEAEVEEPPVDDYYADAIGKKGEILKSTLHEIIDDHQQLSYSEVWDALKVTDEDPNNPNNVILLYSGDSRSKNLNGGAVGDWNREHTWAKSHGNFGTSKGPGTDIHHLRPTDVQVNSARGNLDFDNGGTANVKNCAECKRDGDSWEPPNDVKGDVARMLFYMAVRYEAGDKVDLELNDQVNNGSNPYHGKLSVLLEWHEQDPVSEWELNRNEKIEEIQGNRNPFIDYPEWANDIWGEGA